The nucleotide sequence GCTtctagaagaaagaaaaagaataaacGAGAAGAAGTTGTTTATAATAAACAATCGTATATACTTGTGACTCTTGGTTGAACTgctggcccacatgtcattgataTGAACCCTCACGTAAAAGAGTAAGATGAAGGCTACGAACACAGGAGCGTCGAGCCGCGGCGGATCGGCCGGGATGGGGAGCAAGACGGACATGACGTATCAGGTGGGATGGGGAGCTAGATGGGACACTGGCGAGGGAACTGTGTCCGTCGGGGCGCAGGCGTGAGAGCTCCGAGATGGACGGACGCTACCTCTAAGACCAAGGCTAATGGATACGTCCGCTCGTCGGCTGCAAGAAGCTCCAGGTCACCCGAGCTGCCGAGCAGTGGTGGTGGACTCCACCGATCTTTAATGCTTCGCTGCGACGTGGAAGAACTGGAGTGGGGGAGCGGCAGCTACAGTGCATTTCGCCCGTTTTTTACCGGCGTCTCGCGAGTCGCCCGCTTTCTTCTCTCTCctactttctctctctctcccacgtcGGATTTCGCCAGCTCTTCGCCGCTTATAATACTTGCTCTAAAGCAGGATGGGCAGGGTGAAGGGATCTGTGTTCGTCTGGCGCGCGTGACTTGTGTTTGGACGGACGCCCGCATCAATGTCCAGGCGCTGGGAATACCGTATCATTATCCTTGTTTGTTGGCTCCTCTCCCTCAGTACTACTGATCGGTAGACTGAAGACAGCTCGAGCCATTTCAGCGTGTGCTCGGAGCCAACAAAAGCTGAatcactcaaatgaaaatttgaatgAAACGCACGAGAGACAGTGCCAATttctatttataaaagttgaGGAAAACTTGCCTAGAATTTAAGTCTGTATAACTTGGACGTTAATATGAAAAATATTTAATTACATATTTTTAcatccttttttttttgccatttcACGTAACTTACACTAAGACTGAGTAACCAATGAAACGACATGATCGATCTGAAGCGAGTAACACGCTGGATCGtcaacaaagaaagaaagaacgaAGGAAGACTCCACAATCCTAGAAAAGCACTGCGCGCTTGCGTAATTGCAAGCTGGCCTCCTAACAATTCGTACTTCGTCTACGACGAGTCGACGACCGATCGTCCGGCATTGATGCCACCAAATTTGGAGAGAGCTGAATCAAGAAGAGGCTTCTTCAGTGCTGCTGGTCTCCATGGGCGACGCGGCCGCTTTCGGGTGCACCTTCTTCTTCAGGAGCCCAAACAGGCCTCCTcctccactgccgccgccgccgaccgagGCCTTCTTCTCCGCGGGGCCATGCTTGCTCTTCTTCTCCTCGGCCGCCTCCATGCGCCGGAGCTTCTCCTTGTACGCGTTCTTGAGCACGTACGCCTCCACGAAGTCTCCTCCCATCATGGACGCCATCGCGATCTCTTAGCAAGCTGTCTTTCTCTCCTCGGATCCTCTCCTCTGCTCAAATAAAGCTGCCTGAAGTAGTTCAGCTGCTTGCGTTGATTGCTCTCCGTGACTTGCGAGCTGGCTTGAGCTGCGCCCCGCTGCTTTTATAGCCGCTAGGCTAGGGCGGTGACCGGTGACCGGAGCAGGGGCCGTAGAGCCGTAGACTTGGCACGCAAGCTGAAAGCAAGGAAACTGCCAGAGCCCGGAGAATCTCGGTCCCCGCATGCTGAAAACGAGCTGCGCTGCCAAAACCCCAAACCGAATTTCCGCGATGTCACGCGTGACGCACCAGCCAGCACCGGGCCCAAAAGTCTCCCGTGCAATGGCCAATGCCAAGGTCGTCGGCCCCGCTCCCATCCATCACCGCCCGCGGGGGCGAGACCGCGACGCGCGATGCAGAGGACCGGAGGCGGCAGCAGGAAAGGCGGTAGGATCTTGCGTGCACCGCGAGTGGTGGATCCCGTGCGCGGGGGCGTCAGTCGTGCGATCGCGACGGGGAGACGGGGCCCACGGGGGAGCTGGGCGGGTTAGTTTGTTTTCACGGTTCACGGCGGCTGGGGTTTTGTTATGGACCTCCTCAACCAAATCACAATTACAGCAGTCTTGATAGTTTGGGGAAAGCAGGGATCAGAGGCAGGAAAGCAAGAACAGCTACATGGACAGGTTCGGAACAGAGGACTCGAGGAGGAAGATGACTTCGTCGACGTCTGTTCGATGCCTGGTGGCCGCTCTGGTCTTTTATTACTCTTCTGTCAAGGCTAAGTATAGATGAccaacgggccggcacggcactacGGGTCGGCACGGCACTACGGGCCGATTTTCGTGCCGGGCCGGCCTGAGAAGCACGACCAATTTCACAGGCTGTGCCAGCCCGAGGCCCACTGGCTGCcgacagagagagagagcgagaggggggggggggggggtgggggaaggggggggggggggggggggggggggaagggtGGTCGACGCCGCTCGCTAGAGATCCGggcgagagggagggagggaggacgcGGGGAGCGGATCCGACACGGAGGAGGAGATCCGCGCCGTCCTGCGCTGGATCCGCGCCGCCCCTGCCCGAAGTGGTCAGAACCGGAGAGAGCGCCGCTGCAGGGCCCGCGCGAGCCTCCACCGCAGGGGCCACATGAGCTCCACCGCGGAGCGCCGCTGCAGGGGCCGCGAGAGAGGGGCTGCCatcgggagggagggagaggggcgcCGTTGTTGCGCCgggagagagtggagggagggCCAGAGGGGAGAGAGGGTGGAGCTCCGGATCTCGGTGAGGAGGAGGACGAGCGAGTGCGGAAGCGGAAGGGATAGGGTTtgggcgtggggaggaagacggCTGCCGCGCGCGGGAGGGAGATGGACGGCGCGCTCGCCCCAGAGGCAGATCCGGTCGCCATCGCGCTCGCCCTGGAGGTGGGGACACGCGGGGAGGCCTGGAGGAGGCGGTCGCCGGGCTGTGCTTGAATCGGCCGTCGCTTGCGCACGGGAGGGAGACGGCCACGCGCGAGGGAGACGCCGCCGGCGCGGGGAAGAGGCGAGAGGCGAGAGGGAGCGGGTAGGATTTAGGGTTCGGGGTGAGCCGGTGAGGTGAGGCGGGGGGAGGCGGGAGCTGGGCTGCGCGCGGGAGGGAGATGCTGCAGCGCGAGAAGGCGAGAGGGAGCGGGTAGGATTTAGGGTTGGGGGTGTGACCGTCGGTTGAGGCCGTGAGGGTGAGGCGAGGGGAGGCGGGGAGCTAGGCTGAAGTCGCCCGGGCCTGGGGGCAGGCGGCCGCTAGCGGGCCGGCTCGACTGtacggccgtgccgtgccggcccacgtgcctCTCAAGCTGATGCGTGACAACTGTCATCTCATGGTGAAGTCCTCAATTGTAGAATCAAGCTGATGAAGCGCCTAGCCCTCCTCAACAAAACCAAGGTACACATCGGTTCATTATGGATCTCGTACTTCGATGAATATGGTCCCACATAAGGTGTGAGGTGGCAAGGTCTCTAAGGGACAGTGAGAGATCGCCTCCATGCTCGCAAGTAAGATGGCCTTAGCACATTTTTCTCACGCGGCCAAGTTCTCAAAGACACCGAGACAGAATGGTAGCTTTCCATCTCAACACAAATGCCTCAAGTAACGCACTCTTAGCATCAGCAGCAGCATCAGGTGGGTATGTGTGGGGCATCGGGAGAACAGGACGTGAAGTACAGATCCGCTCCCCCATGAGGTAGCCCTATAGCTACTGGCCATCCATGTGGATCTCCATATGAACACAAACTCTCCCCATTTTCTGCCATTGAAAATAACGGGGCACCACGGAACAAGAATAGCACCGAGGCACCCAAAGGACACACTAGAAGGACACAACTAGGTTTTTTTCTTCTTATGTCTTTTTTGAAATAAAAGATAGAGAGAGGAGAAAACCAGAACCACTAACTCAAGCGCACA is from Miscanthus floridulus cultivar M001 chromosome 7, ASM1932011v1, whole genome shotgun sequence and encodes:
- the LOC136463636 gene encoding uncharacterized protein, yielding MASMMGGDFVEAYVLKNAYKEKLRRMEAAEEKKSKHGPAEKKASVGGGGSGGGGLFGLLKKKVHPKAAASPMETSSTEEASS